Within bacterium, the genomic segment TCTCGGTGATACCATACCCCAGTCCGAGATGATCGAATTCCCCGACCCGGCGGCCCTGGGCGGCGAGGTCCTCTGGGGCAAGCTTCGGATCTTCGCCCGCTTCGATTACGCGACCCCGACGGCCAGCGCCGGGATCTTCGAGGCCACCGGGCCCAGCCAAGTCCGCATCACTTTCCCCTTCACCGAGCACGGCACCGTCATTTCCGGGGCCTTTCTCATGAAGGATGAAACCGGCGAGACGAGGCTCTATCTGCCGGGGGATTCCTATCTCATCCGGCAGGGCAGCGTCGTGGTCTGGACCATGCTGACGCCGCGCATGCAAAAATCCTTTTTCAACATGCTTGAAACCCCCTGAATCCGAAAAAGGGTTAAAAAGGCAGGGCCCGTCGCGAGAGCGGCGGGCCTTTTT encodes:
- a CDS encoding cupin domain-containing protein; amino-acid sequence: MRRMMILLSMMFAVPSLAQAQLPPVDNVPVGEQVTYNLGDTIPQSEMIEFPDPAALGGEVLWGKLRIFARFDYATPTASAGIFEATGPSQVRITFPFTEHGTVISGAFLMKDETGETRLYLPGDSYLIRQGSVVVWTMLTPRMQKSFFNMLETP